A genomic segment from Rhodohalobacter sp. 614A encodes:
- the rpmC gene encoding 50S ribosomal protein L29, giving the protein MKAHEMRELSLTELEARIEDEKEVLSDLHFNKAIAGQVENPARIKNTRREIARLKTIINEKLSAE; this is encoded by the coding sequence ATGAAAGCACACGAAATGCGTGAATTATCACTTACTGAATTAGAGGCCAGGATTGAAGATGAAAAAGAAGTATTGTCTGATCTTCACTTCAACAAAGCCATTGCAGGTCAGGTTGAAAACCCTGCAAGAATTAAAAACACCCGACGGGAAATTGCCCGTTTGAAGACGATTATTAATGAAAAATTAAGTGCTGAATAA
- the rplV gene encoding 50S ribosomal protein L22, which produces METSVLEARAVQRHLRKSPRKVRLVADAVRGERVDKALKKLSFINKGASIDVSKVVKSAAANIRDKFQEERLDDDQIFIKTIFVDEGATLKRIQPRAQGRANRINKRSCHITVVVAKQEETLTD; this is translated from the coding sequence ATGGAAACGTCAGTATTAGAAGCCAGAGCAGTACAACGTCATTTACGTAAATCTCCCCGAAAGGTGAGGCTTGTTGCAGATGCTGTTCGCGGAGAACGTGTTGATAAAGCTCTGAAAAAACTTTCATTCATAAACAAAGGCGCATCTATTGATGTATCAAAAGTAGTTAAATCTGCTGCGGCCAATATCAGAGACAAGTTCCAGGAAGAGCGTCTGGATGACGACCAGATCTTCATCAAAACTATTTTTGTAGATGAAGGAGCTACATTGAAACGAATTCAACCCAGAGCTCAGGGCCGGGCTAACAGAATCAACAAGCGAAGCTGCCACATTACTGTAGTTGTAGCGAAGCAAGAAGAAACTTTAACTGATTAA
- the rplP gene encoding 50S ribosomal protein L16, with protein MLEPKRIHRRRVHRDKLKGNAQRGHTLAFGSFGLKAMEPKFITSRQIEACRVTIARTLQREGKTFIRIFPDRPITSKPAETRMGKGKGALDHFIAVVKPGRILFEIAGVSEDKAKEALRRASHKLPIKTKFIKRRDYDSEI; from the coding sequence ATGTTAGAACCCAAACGAATTCATAGACGCCGCGTTCACCGCGACAAGCTTAAAGGAAACGCACAACGAGGCCACACGCTGGCTTTCGGAAGTTTTGGACTCAAAGCGATGGAGCCGAAATTCATCACTTCCCGACAAATTGAAGCTTGCAGGGTAACGATTGCGAGAACGCTTCAACGTGAAGGAAAAACGTTTATCAGAATTTTTCCGGATCGGCCTATTACCAGCAAACCTGCTGAAACAAGAATGGGTAAAGGTAAAGGTGCTTTGGATCACTTTATTGCTGTGGTAAAACCTGGAAGAATTCTATTTGAAATTGCCGGTGTAAGCGAAGACAAAGCAAAAGAAGCGTTGCGAAGAGCTTCTCATAAACTTCCTATAAAAACGAAATTTATTAAACGTCGCGATTACGATAGCGAAATTTAA
- the rpsC gene encoding 30S ribosomal protein S3, with translation MGQKTNPIGLRLGIIRGWDSNWYSEDNKQAILYEDTKLREYLHARLRNGGLSNVVIERTPKRILLTLNTSRPGVIIGKGGEQIELLREELKKITNKEVQINVSEIKRPELDASLVGQNIAQQLEARVSFRRAMKTAISSAMRMGAKGIKIKCSGRLGGAEMARTEHYKEGRVPLHTLRADIDYSNTTANTIYGSIGVSVWIFKGEIIGDVDLAPGSQAKQEQEQSRGRGSRGERKSRRSRRRSRN, from the coding sequence TTGGGACAAAAAACCAATCCAATAGGACTTAGACTTGGAATTATTCGAGGGTGGGATTCCAATTGGTATTCCGAAGATAATAAACAAGCTATCTTGTATGAGGATACCAAGTTAAGAGAGTATCTGCATGCTCGACTCAGAAACGGAGGTCTCTCCAATGTAGTGATTGAACGGACCCCGAAACGAATTCTTCTGACCCTCAATACTTCCCGGCCCGGTGTAATTATCGGTAAAGGTGGTGAGCAGATTGAATTGCTCCGAGAAGAGTTGAAGAAAATCACCAACAAGGAAGTTCAAATTAATGTTAGTGAGATCAAGCGGCCTGAACTGGATGCGAGTTTAGTTGGTCAAAATATTGCTCAGCAGCTCGAAGCACGTGTTTCTTTCCGTCGGGCAATGAAAACCGCGATTTCTTCTGCCATGAGAATGGGAGCAAAAGGAATTAAAATTAAATGTTCCGGCCGGTTAGGCGGTGCAGAAATGGCCCGAACCGAGCACTATAAAGAAGGACGGGTTCCACTGCATACTCTTCGTGCCGATATTGATTATTCAAATACGACCGCAAATACCATTTATGGATCTATCGGTGTAAGCGTTTGGATTTTCAAAGGCGAAATTATTGGTGATGTTGATCTTGCTCCCGGCTCGCAAGCCAAGCAGGAACAAGAGCAAAGCAGAGGCCGAGGCAGTCGTGGAGAAAGAAAGTCCCGAAGAAGCAGAAGACGTTCACGTAACTAA
- the rpsS gene encoding 30S ribosomal protein S19, with protein sequence MPRSLKKGPYVYYKLQSKIDAANESSKKKVIKTWSRSSMITPDFIGLTIAVHNGKQFIPVYITENMVGHKLGEFAPTRTFRGHPLKKAK encoded by the coding sequence ATGCCAAGATCATTAAAAAAAGGGCCTTACGTCTATTATAAGCTGCAAAGCAAAATTGATGCGGCTAATGAAAGCAGCAAGAAAAAGGTAATTAAGACCTGGTCCAGAAGTTCAATGATTACTCCGGACTTCATCGGATTGACGATTGCAGTGCATAACGGCAAACAATTTATACCTGTATATATAACTGAAAATATGGTCGGACATAAGTTGGGTGAATTTGCACCAACCAGAACATTCCGTGGCCATCCTTTAAAAAAGGCAAAATAA
- the rplB gene encoding 50S ribosomal protein L2 codes for MATKQLKPNTPGQRHRTAPVFDEVTTNRPSKRHTKGLHKSGGRNNRGRMTMRHRGGGHKRKYRVIDFKRDKMDIPAKVQTIEYDPNRTARIALLAYADGEKRYIIAPNKLKVGDTVISSESAQPEVGNAMPMISMPPGTFIHNIEMEPGKGGQLCRSAGTVAQMVAKTERYVTVKLPSGESRLILGRCFATVGATSNPDHFNTSKGKAGRSRWLGRRPHVRGVAKNPVDHPMGGGEGKASGGHPRSPWGQAAKGKKTRHPNKLSSKYIVRRRKTKNA; via the coding sequence ATGGCTACCAAACAATTAAAACCAAACACTCCGGGACAGCGACACAGAACGGCGCCTGTTTTTGACGAAGTTACTACAAACAGGCCGAGCAAGCGTCACACGAAAGGTCTTCATAAATCCGGCGGAAGAAATAACCGTGGCCGGATGACAATGCGCCACCGTGGCGGAGGACATAAGCGTAAGTATCGGGTTATCGATTTTAAAAGAGATAAAATGGATATCCCGGCAAAAGTGCAGACCATTGAATACGATCCGAACAGAACTGCACGAATTGCTTTGCTGGCGTATGCTGACGGTGAGAAGAGATACATTATTGCTCCAAATAAACTGAAAGTTGGTGACACTGTTATCAGTTCTGAATCTGCCCAACCGGAAGTTGGAAATGCAATGCCAATGATCAGCATGCCTCCCGGTACCTTCATTCATAATATTGAAATGGAACCCGGTAAAGGCGGGCAACTTTGCCGAAGTGCAGGAACAGTTGCTCAAATGGTAGCCAAAACAGAACGATATGTTACTGTTAAACTGCCTTCCGGCGAATCACGATTGATTTTGGGACGATGCTTCGCAACAGTTGGAGCAACAAGCAATCCCGATCATTTCAATACATCGAAAGGGAAAGCCGGAAGAAGCCGATGGCTAGGACGACGCCCGCATGTACGTGGTGTTGCTAAAAACCCGGTTGATCACCCAATGGGTGGTGGTGAAGGAAAAGCTTCCGGAGGCCATCCAAGATCACCATGGGGTCAGGCAGCGAAGGGTAAGAAAACCAGACATCCAAATAAATTATCGTCTAAATACATTGTTAGACGTCGTAAAACAAAGAATGCATAA
- the rplW gene encoding 50S ribosomal protein L23: MSVLVQPLITEKLTRLQEEHQQYAFEVDRSATKPQIRRAIEEKYPDVKVARVNTMVMPSKPKGRYTKGGFVEGRSKVWKKAIITLKEGEIDFFAEI; this comes from the coding sequence ATGAGTGTATTAGTTCAACCGTTAATTACTGAAAAATTGACCCGTCTTCAGGAAGAGCATCAGCAATATGCTTTTGAAGTTGACCGGTCTGCTACCAAACCACAAATCAGAAGAGCTATCGAAGAGAAATACCCGGATGTAAAAGTTGCCAGGGTAAACACGATGGTAATGCCTTCTAAGCCAAAAGGCCGATACACGAAGGGTGGATTTGTGGAAGGGCGAAGCAAAGTTTGGAAGAAAGCAATCATTACACTGAAAGAAGGCGAAATTGATTTCTTCGCAGAAATTTAA